A section of the Ficedula albicollis isolate OC2 unplaced genomic scaffold, FicAlb1.5 N03443, whole genome shotgun sequence genome encodes:
- the LOC101818364 gene encoding ral GTPase-activating protein subunit alpha-1-like, with product MRPKPHYVIVKKDAETNEAIYCTKEPFIKARVIVIRWLVSFWLEPKPHTGPHIPGMEGENVPKNIQRAAASMASREDSKNDSTDKQDRNAEPEQSHSNTSTLTEREPSSSSLCSIDEEHLTDIEIVRRVFSSKRSNVNFLTEIFRQ from the exons ATGAGACCAAAGCCACACTACGTAATAGTTAAGAAAGATGCTGAAACCAATGAGGCAATATATTGCACAAAGGAACCTTTCATTAAGGCTCGAGTTATTGTCATTCGATGGTTGGTGTCTTTCTGGCTTGAGCCAAAACCTCATACAGGACCTCATATTCCTGGGATGGAAGGTGAAAATGTGCCAAAGAATATTCAG agagcagctgctaGCATGGCTTCAAGGGAGGACAGCAAAAACGACAGTACTGATAAGCAGGATAGAAATGCAGAACCAGAACAATCTCATTCTAATACAAGTACTCTAACAGAGAGGGAACCAAGTTCTTCCAGCCTCTGCAGTATTGATGAAGAGCATTTAACTGATATTGAAATTGTCAGGAGAgtcttttcttctaaaagaaGCAATGTTAATTTTCTAACTGAAATTTTTCGACAG